One segment of Clostridium ljungdahlii DSM 13528 DNA contains the following:
- a CDS encoding methylenetetrahydrofolate reductase: protein MSLLKEAFEKGEFAITAEMAPPKGTDLSHLIECAKKIKGRVQGVNVTDFQSATLKATSLATCKVLKDAGLEPVFQITGRDRNRIAIQGELLSAGVFEIENVLALTGDYTATGDHPGAKPVYDLDSVGILQVASILNGGKDMGGTDLKGKPDFFLGACVTPRYDPLELQVIKMKKKIKAGAKFFQTQAVYDMETLKKFKEETKAQGVDAKVMVGIIPLKSAGMAKYMNKNVPGIFVPDELIDRMKNAEDKVQEGIKIAGEFIKAVKESGLCDGVHIMAIGAEENVPLILDEAGL, encoded by the coding sequence ATGAGCTTATTGAAGGAAGCTTTTGAAAAGGGAGAGTTTGCAATTACAGCTGAAATGGCACCTCCAAAGGGAACGGATCTTTCTCATTTAATTGAATGTGCCAAAAAGATAAAAGGAAGAGTTCAGGGAGTTAATGTAACGGATTTTCAGTCTGCTACATTAAAAGCTACATCTTTAGCTACTTGTAAAGTATTAAAAGATGCAGGATTAGAACCTGTATTTCAAATAACAGGAAGAGATAGAAACAGAATAGCAATTCAAGGAGAATTGTTATCTGCAGGTGTTTTTGAAATTGAAAATGTTTTAGCTCTTACTGGAGATTATACTGCTACAGGAGATCACCCTGGTGCAAAGCCAGTTTATGATCTAGATAGTGTTGGGATATTACAGGTGGCAAGTATTTTAAATGGTGGAAAAGACATGGGTGGAACTGATTTAAAAGGGAAACCAGATTTCTTTTTAGGGGCCTGTGTTACACCTAGATATGATCCGTTAGAGCTTCAAGTTATAAAGATGAAAAAGAAAATTAAAGCTGGAGCTAAATTCTTTCAAACTCAAGCTGTTTATGATATGGAAACTTTAAAGAAATTCAAAGAAGAGACTAAAGCTCAAGGTGTAGATGCTAAAGTTATGGTAGGCATAATACCTTTAAAGTCAGCTGGTATGGCTAAATACATGAATAAAAACGTACCTGGTATATTCGTACCTGATGAACTTATAGATAGAATGAAGAATGCTGAGGATAAAGTTCAAGAAGGCATAAAGATAGCAGGAGAATTTATAAAGGCCGTAAAAGAATCAGGACTTTGCGATGGAGTTCATATAATGGCAATTGGTGCGGAAGAAAATGTGCCATTAATATTGGATGAAGCAGGATTATAA
- a CDS encoding methylenetetrahydrofolate reductase C-terminal domain-containing protein codes for MIISEKKSFDELLDYLKDSEKVIITGCSLCATTCKVGGEEEVLAMKAKLEEQGKKVLGYKILDPSCNLLKTRKDLKSLKAELKEADAVVSLACGDGTQTVAKLVKIPVYPGNNTMFIGEVERVGQYAEACKACGNCQLGWTGGICPITMCAKGLLNGPCGGARDGKCEVDPENDCAWILIYNKLKELGQLDNLTELRKPRDYQISAHPRKINLNAK; via the coding sequence ATGATTATTTCAGAAAAAAAATCTTTTGATGAATTATTGGACTACCTTAAAGACAGTGAAAAAGTAATAATCACAGGATGTTCTTTATGCGCAACTACTTGTAAAGTAGGCGGAGAAGAAGAAGTATTAGCAATGAAAGCCAAGTTAGAAGAACAAGGCAAAAAAGTTTTAGGATACAAAATACTTGATCCTTCCTGCAATCTTTTAAAAACAAGAAAAGATTTAAAGTCCTTAAAAGCTGAATTGAAAGAAGCAGATGCAGTAGTATCCCTAGCTTGTGGTGATGGAACTCAAACTGTGGCCAAGTTAGTAAAGATTCCCGTTTATCCAGGTAATAACACTATGTTTATAGGTGAAGTAGAAAGAGTTGGACAATATGCAGAAGCTTGTAAAGCTTGTGGAAATTGCCAGCTTGGATGGACAGGGGGAATATGTCCAATTACAATGTGTGCAAAGGGACTTTTGAATGGACCTTGTGGTGGTGCAAGAGATGGTAAATGTGAAGTTGATCCTGAAAATGATTGTGCTTGGATATTAATATACAATAAATTAAAAGAACTAGGACAGCTCGATAATTTGACAGAATTAAGAAAGCCAAGAGATTATCAAATAAGTGCTCATCCTAGAAAAATAAATTTAAATGCTAAGTAA